One region of Aurantimonas sp. HBX-1 genomic DNA includes:
- a CDS encoding DUF6152 family protein, which yields MIRSRLTLPVALAAAALAALPALAHHGWAWTEDEESRLAGTIEAMSLGNPHAYFDIAAEDGVWRVDLAPPSATARSGLVEGVAAVGDTASFTGHRSRDRQERVFKAETVTVNGKTYDVYPRREKTLTPGA from the coding sequence ATGATCCGCAGCAGACTGACACTGCCGGTGGCGCTTGCGGCCGCCGCGCTCGCCGCCTTGCCGGCGCTCGCCCATCACGGCTGGGCCTGGACCGAGGACGAGGAAAGCCGCCTGGCCGGTACGATCGAGGCGATGTCTCTCGGCAATCCGCATGCCTATTTCGACATCGCCGCCGAAGACGGCGTCTGGCGCGTCGATCTCGCGCCACCCTCGGCGACCGCCCGCTCCGGCCTCGTCGAAGGCGTCGCCGCGGTCGGGGATACGGCCTCGTTCACCGGGCATCGCTCGCGCGACCGCCAAGAGCGCGTGTTCAAGGCGGAGACGGTGACCGTCAATGGCAAGACCTACGACGTCTATCCGCGCCGCGAGAAGACGCTGACGCCGGGCGCATGA
- a CDS encoding DUF6644 family protein encodes MIGDFLGGLGATPLAVALRTSLYAYPLVNAAHIAALATLFGSIVALDLRLLGVARSVPVQPLAAFLPRIAAAGLGMALATGALLFLVQPVDYARNPFFLAKIGLVALGAAHAILVHRSRGWQAVQSPLGIVTSRLRLSAAASLAIWTTAIVAGRLIGFE; translated from the coding sequence ATGATCGGCGATTTCCTGGGTGGCCTAGGGGCGACGCCGCTGGCCGTTGCCTTGCGGACGTCGCTTTACGCCTATCCGCTGGTCAATGCGGCGCACATCGCGGCGCTGGCGACGCTGTTCGGCTCGATCGTCGCGCTGGATCTGCGGCTGCTCGGCGTCGCCCGCTCTGTACCGGTACAGCCGCTGGCGGCCTTCCTGCCGCGTATCGCGGCGGCCGGGCTGGGGATGGCGCTGGCCACCGGGGCGCTGCTGTTCCTCGTGCAGCCGGTCGACTATGCCCGCAACCCGTTCTTCCTGGCGAAGATCGGGCTCGTCGCCCTAGGGGCTGCGCATGCGATCCTCGTGCACCGCAGCCGCGGCTGGCAGGCCGTTCAAAGCCCGCTCGGGATCGTCACGTCCCGGCTGCGACTGTCCGCGGCCGCGTCGCTGGCGATCTGGACGACGGCGATCGTCGCGGGTCGCCTCATCGGCTTCGAATAG
- a CDS encoding MFS transporter — translation MTTIGTVQEAKRPMSREEKKVILASSLGTIFEWYDFYLYGTLAVIIGRQFFSAFPPATQAIFALLAFAAGFLVRPFGALVFGRLGDLVGRKYTFLITIVIMGLSTFFVGLLPSYEQIGWVAPVLLIALRMLQGLALGGEYGGAAVYVAEHAPRGRRGFYTAWIQTTATLGLLLSLAVIVTLRVNMGEEAFATTFPVFFGLEGGWRLPFLGSALLLAVSIYIRLQMNESPIFQKMKEEGTRSKAPLTEAFGTWKNGKIVLIALFGLVVGQAVVWYTGQFYALFFLQSILKIDLLTANVLIAWSLILGTPFFLVFGALSDRVGRKWVILSGCALAAITYFPLFQALTSTANPTYAAAIENVDIQVSADPATCGSLFDPVGIRTFTEPCDVARRTLSQQAFTYTLVTAPAGSPTTVSINGTDVPVAPATLADGTEETFAQRLGPATVSAGYPAADDAAKVKVDGFFSVFGNAQALTIVAILWVMVIYVTIVYGPIAAALVEFFPTRIRYTAMSLPYHIGNGWFGGLLPATSFAIVASTGDIYAGLWYPVGFAVLTIIIGALFVTDRRNIDLND, via the coding sequence ATGACGACGATCGGTACGGTCCAGGAGGCCAAACGGCCGATGAGCCGGGAAGAGAAGAAGGTGATCCTCGCCTCTTCCCTCGGCACCATTTTCGAATGGTACGACTTCTATCTCTATGGAACGCTGGCCGTCATCATCGGCCGCCAGTTCTTCTCGGCGTTCCCGCCGGCCACGCAGGCGATCTTCGCGCTGCTGGCGTTTGCTGCCGGCTTCCTCGTCCGCCCCTTCGGCGCCCTGGTCTTCGGGCGCCTCGGCGATCTCGTCGGGCGCAAATACACCTTCCTCATCACCATCGTCATCATGGGCCTGTCGACCTTCTTCGTCGGCCTCCTGCCGAGTTACGAACAGATCGGCTGGGTGGCGCCCGTCCTCCTGATCGCGCTGCGCATGCTGCAGGGCCTGGCGCTCGGCGGCGAATACGGCGGGGCCGCGGTCTATGTGGCCGAGCACGCGCCGCGCGGCCGCCGCGGCTTCTACACCGCGTGGATCCAGACCACGGCGACGCTCGGCCTGCTGCTGTCGCTCGCCGTCATCGTGACGCTGCGCGTCAACATGGGCGAGGAAGCCTTCGCCACCACCTTCCCGGTCTTCTTCGGCCTCGAAGGCGGCTGGCGCCTGCCGTTCCTCGGCTCGGCGCTGCTGCTCGCGGTCTCCATCTACATCCGCCTGCAGATGAACGAATCGCCGATCTTCCAGAAGATGAAGGAAGAGGGCACCCGCTCGAAGGCGCCGCTGACCGAAGCCTTCGGCACCTGGAAGAACGGCAAGATCGTCCTGATCGCGCTGTTCGGCCTCGTCGTCGGCCAGGCGGTGGTCTGGTACACGGGGCAGTTCTACGCCCTGTTCTTCCTGCAGAGCATCCTGAAGATCGACCTCCTGACGGCGAACGTCCTGATCGCCTGGTCGCTCATCCTCGGCACGCCGTTCTTCCTGGTATTCGGCGCCCTGTCGGACCGGGTCGGGCGCAAATGGGTGATCCTGTCGGGCTGCGCCCTCGCGGCGATCACCTACTTCCCGCTGTTCCAGGCGCTCACCAGCACCGCCAACCCGACCTATGCGGCGGCGATCGAGAATGTCGACATCCAGGTCTCCGCGGACCCGGCAACCTGCGGATCGCTGTTCGATCCGGTCGGCATCCGGACCTTCACCGAGCCCTGCGACGTCGCGCGCCGCACGCTGTCGCAGCAGGCCTTCACCTACACGCTGGTGACGGCGCCGGCGGGATCGCCGACGACGGTATCGATCAACGGGACGGACGTGCCCGTGGCCCCGGCGACGCTTGCCGACGGCACCGAAGAGACCTTTGCCCAGCGCCTTGGACCCGCAACCGTTTCCGCCGGCTACCCGGCCGCCGACGATGCCGCCAAGGTCAAGGTCGATGGCTTCTTCTCGGTGTTCGGCAATGCCCAGGCACTGACGATCGTCGCGATCCTCTGGGTCATGGTGATCTACGTCACCATCGTCTACGGCCCCATCGCGGCGGCGCTGGTCGAGTTCTTCCCGACCCGCATCCGCTACACCGCCATGTCGCTGCCCTACCATATCGGCAACGGCTGGTTCGGCGGGCTCCTGCCGGCCACGTCCTTCGCGATCGTCGCCTCGACCGGCGATATCTATGCCGGCCTCTGGTATCCGGTCGGCTTCGCGGTGCTGACGATCATCATCGGCGCGCTGTTCGTGACCGACCGGCGCAACATCGATCTCAACGACTGA
- the leuB gene encoding 3-isopropylmalate dehydrogenase: MTPRKLLLLPGDGIGPEAMAEVEKLVVVLNDAAGAGFTTETALVGGAAYDAEGAPVSDATMDLALAADAVLFGAVGGPKWDGVAYDKRPEAGLLRLRKDMQLFANLRPAICYPALADASSLKREIIEGLDLLIVRELTGGVYFGEPKEIIDLGNGQKRAIDTQVYDTYEIERIARAAFELARTRRGKVTSMEKRNVMKSGLYWNEVVTRVHREEYADLTLEHMLADSGGMQLVRAPKQFDVIVTDNLFGDMLSDIAAMLTGSLGMLPSASLGAADAATGQRKALYEPVHGSAPDIAGQGVANPLAMIASLAMALRYSFAMIAEADALEASIAEVLESGVRTADIMAPGATRVGTAAMGDAVIAAFTRRLAA, translated from the coding sequence ATGACCCCCCGCAAGCTCCTGCTCCTTCCCGGCGACGGCATCGGCCCGGAGGCGATGGCGGAGGTCGAAAAGCTAGTCGTGGTCCTGAACGACGCGGCCGGGGCCGGCTTCACCACCGAGACCGCGCTGGTCGGCGGCGCCGCCTACGACGCCGAGGGGGCGCCGGTCTCCGACGCCACCATGGACCTGGCGCTGGCCGCCGACGCGGTGCTGTTCGGCGCCGTCGGCGGTCCGAAATGGGACGGCGTCGCCTACGACAAGCGCCCCGAGGCCGGGCTGCTGCGGCTGCGCAAGGACATGCAGCTCTTCGCCAATCTCAGGCCGGCGATCTGCTATCCGGCGCTCGCCGACGCCTCGAGCCTGAAGCGCGAGATCATCGAAGGGCTGGACCTCCTGATCGTGCGGGAGCTGACCGGCGGCGTCTATTTCGGCGAGCCGAAGGAGATCATCGATCTCGGTAACGGCCAGAAGCGGGCGATCGACACGCAGGTCTACGACACCTACGAGATCGAGCGCATCGCAAGGGCCGCCTTCGAGCTGGCGCGCACCCGCCGCGGCAAGGTGACATCGATGGAAAAGCGCAACGTCATGAAGTCCGGCCTCTACTGGAACGAGGTCGTCACGCGCGTCCACCGCGAGGAATATGCCGACCTGACGCTCGAGCACATGCTGGCCGATTCCGGCGGCATGCAGCTGGTGCGCGCCCCCAAGCAGTTCGACGTGATCGTCACCGACAATCTCTTCGGCGACATGCTGTCCGACATCGCCGCCATGCTGACCGGCTCGCTCGGCATGCTGCCCTCGGCGTCGCTCGGCGCCGCGGATGCGGCCACCGGCCAGCGCAAGGCGCTTTACGAGCCGGTGCACGGCTCGGCGCCGGACATCGCCGGTCAGGGCGTCGCGAATCCGCTGGCGATGATCGCCTCGCTGGCCATGGCGCTGCGCTATTCCTTCGCGATGATCGCCGAGGCCGATGCGCTCGAGGCGTCGATCGCCGAGGTTCTGGAGAGCGGCGTGCGGACAGCCGACATCATGGCGCCGGGCGCGACCCGCGTCGGCACGGCGGCGATGGGCGACGCGGTGATCGCGGCCTTCACGCGCAGGCTCGCCGCCTGA
- a CDS encoding mechanosensitive ion channel family protein, producing MPFFIPSHVADNITLSLMILAGVTVARWAVEWAVTGRCDPLAARRRRFTIRAVCNAAIAVALLGIWLSEIQNIMFSLAAVMVALVVATKELLMCVAGSVLRFGGHLFKVGDRIELTGIHGEVIDHGLFSTTIMELPAHHLGHAGTGRMVMLPNSILLTGPVRVEPQPRQYAPHRFTLTMETPVPARQVVDLIHAAAQEALAGDLERATRFHRLTAGKAGADIAGPGHEVAVATSDIGKLQFHVMIYCLVKDARALEQAILIDMLEKLPLGERIPRPAEAKAWAEIARQLREGSGGRREAAA from the coding sequence TTGCCCTTCTTCATTCCATCCCATGTCGCCGACAACATCACGCTCAGCCTGATGATCCTCGCCGGGGTCACGGTGGCGCGCTGGGCCGTCGAATGGGCGGTGACCGGGCGGTGCGACCCGCTCGCCGCGCGGCGCCGCCGCTTCACCATCCGCGCCGTCTGCAACGCCGCGATCGCGGTCGCGCTGCTCGGCATCTGGCTGAGCGAGATCCAGAACATCATGTTCTCGCTCGCCGCGGTGATGGTGGCGCTGGTCGTGGCGACGAAGGAGCTGCTGATGTGCGTCGCCGGCTCGGTGCTGCGCTTCGGCGGCCATCTGTTCAAGGTCGGCGACCGGATCGAGCTGACCGGCATCCATGGCGAGGTGATCGACCATGGGCTGTTCTCGACGACCATCATGGAACTGCCGGCGCACCATCTCGGCCATGCCGGCACCGGCCGGATGGTGATGCTGCCGAACTCGATCCTGCTCACCGGTCCGGTGCGGGTGGAGCCGCAGCCGCGCCAGTATGCGCCGCACCGCTTCACGCTGACGATGGAGACGCCGGTCCCGGCGCGTCAGGTCGTCGACCTCATCCACGCCGCGGCGCAGGAGGCGCTGGCCGGGGACCTCGAGCGGGCGACGCGGTTCCACCGCCTGACCGCCGGCAAGGCAGGCGCCGACATCGCGGGGCCGGGCCACGAGGTCGCGGTCGCCACCAGCGATATCGGCAAGCTGCAGTTCCACGTGATGATCTACTGCCTGGTGAAGGACGCGCGAGCGCTGGAGCAGGCGATCCTCATCGACATGCTCGAGAAGCTGCCGCTCGGCGAGCGGATCCCCCGGCCGGCCGAGGCGAAGGCTTGGGCCGAGATCGCCCGGCAGTTGCGCGAGGGGTCGGGCGGACGACGCGAGGCAGCCGCCTGA
- the leuD gene encoding 3-isopropylmalate dehydratase small subunit, with translation MQKFDTLTGIAAPLPMVNVDTDMIIPKDYLKTIKRTGLGSGLFAEMRYRDDGSENPDFVLNLPAYRQASILVAGDNFGCGSSREHAPWALLDFGIRCVISTSFADIFYNNCFKNGILPIRVTPEQLALLMDDAERGANARLTVDLVSQTISGPDGGTIGFEIDPFRKHCLLNGLDDIGLTMEKADAIGSYETALAERRPWA, from the coding sequence ATGCAGAAATTCGACACGCTGACGGGGATCGCCGCCCCGCTACCGATGGTCAATGTCGACACCGACATGATCATCCCGAAGGACTATCTGAAGACGATCAAGCGCACCGGCCTCGGCAGCGGCCTGTTCGCCGAGATGCGCTACCGCGACGACGGCTCGGAGAACCCCGACTTCGTCCTCAACCTGCCCGCCTACCGCCAGGCCAGCATCCTCGTCGCCGGCGACAATTTCGGCTGCGGCTCCTCGCGTGAGCACGCGCCCTGGGCGCTGCTCGACTTCGGCATCCGCTGCGTGATCTCCACGTCCTTCGCCGACATCTTCTACAACAACTGCTTCAAGAACGGCATCCTGCCGATCCGCGTCACGCCCGAGCAGCTGGCGCTGCTGATGGACGACGCCGAGCGCGGCGCCAACGCGCGCCTCACCGTCGACCTCGTGTCGCAGACGATCAGCGGCCCCGACGGCGGCACGATCGGCTTCGAGATCGACCCGTTCCGCAAGCACTGCCTGCTCAACGGGCTCGACGACATCGGTCTGACCATGGAGAAGGCGGACGCGATCGGCAGTTACGAGACCGCTCTCGCCGAGCGCCGGCCCTGGGCGTGA
- a CDS encoding CoA ester lyase: protein MTLAPRPRRSLLFVPAANARALEKSVSLAADGLIYDLEDSAAPQEKDAARERLRDHLAASRFPGERIVRINPLDSSHGTEDLLMARGAGVDAILLPKVETVAGLRQVADALAETDAPPSLRLWAMVETPRGILNVAELAAAAPRCRLDALVVGPNDIALSTGIEPGQGRAELLPWLMQIVLAAKAHGLSVLDGVYADFRDIAGYEAECAAGRRMGFDGKTLIHPAQIAPANAAFGPSPEAVAGAERVVAAFADPSNEGKGVIQIDGRMVERLHLEQARQLLAVQAAITATDHRRTEGSSRP from the coding sequence ATGACCCTTGCTCCGCGCCCCCGCCGATCGCTGCTGTTCGTGCCCGCCGCCAACGCCCGCGCGCTGGAGAAATCCGTCTCGCTTGCCGCCGACGGGCTGATCTACGACCTCGAGGATTCGGCGGCGCCGCAGGAGAAGGATGCGGCGCGCGAGCGGCTGCGCGACCATCTCGCCGCGAGCCGCTTTCCGGGCGAGCGGATCGTGCGCATCAATCCGCTCGACAGTTCCCACGGGACCGAGGATCTGCTGATGGCACGGGGCGCCGGGGTGGATGCGATCCTGCTGCCCAAGGTGGAGACCGTCGCCGGGCTGCGCCAGGTCGCCGACGCGCTGGCCGAGACCGATGCCCCGCCGTCGCTGCGGCTCTGGGCGATGGTCGAGACGCCCCGCGGCATCCTGAACGTCGCCGAACTGGCCGCCGCCGCGCCGCGCTGCCGCCTCGACGCCCTGGTGGTGGGGCCGAACGACATCGCGCTGTCGACCGGGATCGAGCCGGGGCAGGGCCGGGCGGAACTGCTGCCCTGGCTGATGCAGATCGTGCTTGCGGCAAAGGCCCACGGCCTGTCGGTGCTCGACGGCGTCTATGCCGACTTCCGCGACATTGCCGGCTACGAAGCCGAGTGCGCGGCCGGCCGACGCATGGGCTTTGACGGCAAGACGCTGATCCACCCGGCGCAGATCGCCCCCGCCAACGCCGCCTTCGGGCCGTCGCCCGAGGCCGTGGCCGGGGCCGAGCGCGTCGTGGCGGCCTTTGCCGATCCGTCGAACGAAGGCAAGGGCGTCATCCAGATCGACGGGCGGATGGTTGAGCGGCTGCATCTCGAGCAGGCGCGGCAGCTGCTCGCCGTCCAGGCCGCGATCACGGCCACCGACCATCGACGCACGGAAGGAAGCTCCCGCCCATGA
- a CDS encoding DUF1737 domain-containing protein — translation MKLYRLLTGEDDAAFCHKVSLALSRGWALHGSPTYAFDAASGRMRCGQAVTKTVEGKDYDPAMKLGEQ, via the coding sequence ATGAAGCTCTACCGACTGCTCACCGGCGAGGACGATGCCGCCTTCTGCCACAAGGTTTCGCTGGCGCTGTCCAGGGGATGGGCGCTGCACGGCTCCCCGACCTATGCCTTCGATGCCGCGAGCGGCAGGATGCGCTGCGGCCAGGCGGTGACCAAGACCGTCGAGGGCAAGGACTACGACCCGGCGATGAAGCTCGGCGAGCAGTAG
- a CDS encoding metallopeptidase family protein, whose protein sequence is MTAGNDATGWRGRMAPGLDDIEALAIEAYAELPEAFRALCGDIRFLVADFPDDDVVREMELESPFDILGLFEGRGVGELATPVTGELPNRILLYRRPMLDYWAEHEETLDYLVRHVLIHEIGHHFGLSDDDMETLEANAD, encoded by the coding sequence ATGACGGCTGGAAACGACGCAACCGGCTGGCGCGGCCGCATGGCCCCCGGCCTCGACGACATCGAGGCGCTGGCGATCGAGGCCTATGCGGAACTGCCCGAGGCCTTCCGCGCGCTCTGCGGCGACATCCGGTTCCTGGTCGCCGACTTCCCCGACGACGACGTCGTCAGGGAGATGGAGCTGGAGAGCCCGTTCGACATTCTCGGCCTGTTCGAGGGCCGCGGCGTCGGCGAACTGGCGACGCCGGTCACCGGGGAACTGCCGAATCGCATCCTGCTCTACCGCCGGCCGATGCTCGACTACTGGGCCGAGCACGAGGAGACGCTGGACTATCTCGTCCGGCACGTGCTGATCCACGAGATCGGCCACCATTTCGGCCTGTCGGACGACGACATGGAGACGCTGGAGGCGAATGCCGACTGA
- a CDS encoding c-type cytochrome: MRIDFVATWKTVLAAIAGAVALAFAVSLSGLVPIAASSGHFGPVGWFLHFTMQNVVDRQSMLIDVPDDIDLDDPALVRRAAGHFATGCAPCHGAPGVPQSPVVLSMTPAPPRLEEKIPEWEDRELFWIVKHGIKYSGMPAWPALDRDDEVWAQVAFLRALPAMTPQIYADLALGGARPILELEAGGETLAGLDGIVEEALADCARCHGREGLGAGADASGRAFPPIAGQPAPYLLATLLAFAEGERHSGFMQPPATRYSPEVLARLAAWYADQPTPGEAGLAPMAGIDGTEPAAAGAPADWQGLPLPEREDGIPAQILPAKARSENQLVPAAAAGGPPEDRPALLALGRLIAERGIASRKIPACESCHGAAGREREPLYPYLAGQPEWYARTHLHLWKEGERGGTPLSHVMGKIAVNMTDEQIDAVAAWYASLPTGR, encoded by the coding sequence ATGCGCATCGACTTCGTCGCCACCTGGAAGACCGTCCTCGCCGCGATCGCCGGCGCGGTCGCCCTCGCCTTCGCCGTCAGCCTGTCCGGCCTCGTGCCGATCGCCGCCTCGTCCGGGCATTTCGGCCCGGTCGGCTGGTTCCTGCATTTCACCATGCAGAACGTCGTCGACCGCCAGTCGATGCTGATCGACGTCCCGGACGACATCGACCTCGACGATCCGGCACTGGTGCGCCGGGCCGCCGGCCATTTCGCCACCGGCTGCGCCCCCTGCCACGGCGCGCCGGGCGTGCCGCAGTCGCCCGTCGTCCTGTCGATGACTCCGGCGCCGCCCCGGCTCGAGGAAAAGATCCCCGAATGGGAGGACCGCGAGCTCTTCTGGATCGTCAAGCACGGGATCAAGTATTCCGGCATGCCGGCGTGGCCGGCCCTGGACCGCGACGACGAGGTGTGGGCGCAGGTCGCCTTCCTGCGCGCCCTGCCGGCCATGACGCCGCAGATCTATGCCGACCTGGCGCTGGGCGGCGCACGCCCGATCCTGGAGCTCGAAGCCGGCGGCGAGACCCTCGCCGGCCTCGACGGCATCGTCGAGGAAGCGCTCGCCGACTGCGCCCGCTGTCACGGTCGCGAGGGCCTCGGCGCGGGTGCGGATGCGTCCGGCCGCGCCTTTCCGCCGATCGCCGGCCAGCCGGCGCCCTATCTCCTCGCGACGCTGCTGGCTTTCGCCGAGGGCGAGCGCCATTCCGGCTTCATGCAGCCGCCGGCGACGCGCTATTCGCCGGAGGTGCTGGCGCGGCTTGCCGCCTGGTATGCCGACCAGCCAACGCCGGGCGAAGCCGGGCTGGCCCCGATGGCGGGAATCGACGGAACCGAACCGGCTGCGGCCGGCGCACCCGCCGACTGGCAGGGCCTGCCGCTTCCTGAGCGCGAGGACGGCATCCCGGCGCAGATCCTGCCGGCAAAGGCCCGCTCGGAAAACCAGCTGGTTCCGGCCGCGGCCGCCGGCGGCCCGCCCGAGGACCGGCCGGCGCTTCTCGCCCTCGGCCGCCTGATCGCCGAGCGCGGCATTGCCTCGCGCAAGATCCCGGCCTGCGAGAGCTGTCATGGGGCGGCCGGGCGCGAACGCGAGCCGCTGTATCCCTATCTCGCCGGCCAGCCGGAATGGTACGCGCGAACCCACCTGCATCTCTGGAAGGAAGGGGAGCGCGGCGGCACGCCGCTCTCCCACGTGATGGGGAAGATCGCGGTCAACATGACCGACGAGCAGATCGATGCGGTCGCCGCCTGGTACGCCTCCCTGCCGACGGGCCGGTGA
- a CDS encoding cytochrome c oxidase assembly protein: protein MQAWPLAAGALLLALLWLGPLPVRAEGSFAAHMVMHMGVVALAAPLLAVGLARMLPAAVAKLTPAVAIVASLAEFAAVWAWHAPALHDAARAEASVFVLEQASFLAVGLLVWTSAIGAAGSLRPAARAAGIGALLVTSMHMTLLGGLLLFAPRPLYACAALCAPAATLTPLGDQQLGGAIMLAAGGSAYLAGGLVLLASILRDPAPAQGGSN from the coding sequence GTGCAAGCCTGGCCGCTGGCCGCCGGCGCGCTGCTGCTCGCGCTGCTCTGGCTCGGGCCGCTGCCGGTTCGCGCCGAGGGCTCCTTCGCCGCGCACATGGTCATGCACATGGGCGTCGTCGCGCTGGCCGCGCCGCTTCTCGCCGTCGGCCTTGCCCGCATGCTTCCCGCCGCGGTGGCGAAGCTGACGCCTGCCGTCGCCATCGTCGCGTCCCTTGCCGAGTTCGCCGCCGTCTGGGCTTGGCACGCGCCGGCGCTGCACGACGCGGCGCGCGCCGAGGCTTCCGTCTTCGTGCTCGAGCAGGCCTCGTTCCTGGCCGTCGGCCTCCTGGTTTGGACCAGCGCCATCGGCGCGGCGGGCAGCCTGCGGCCGGCGGCGCGGGCGGCGGGCATCGGCGCCCTGCTCGTCACCTCGATGCACATGACGCTGCTGGGCGGGCTGCTGCTCTTCGCGCCGCGCCCGCTCTACGCCTGCGCCGCGCTCTGCGCCCCGGCGGCGACCCTGACGCCGCTCGGCGACCAGCAGCTCGGCGGCGCCATCATGCTGGCGGCCGGCGGCAGCGCCTATCTGGCCGGCGGCCTCGTGCTGCTCGCCTCGATCCTGCGCGATCCCGCGCCGGCGCAAGGCGGGAGCAACTGA